A window of Salvia splendens isolate huo1 chromosome 8, SspV2, whole genome shotgun sequence genomic DNA:
TCGCTGGACTTCGGATCTCTTGAATAGTCTTGTCTATCCTCTACGTAAGTAACCTTCCCACACCTCTTATTCATCCAATTTAAGATTCGAATTGAAGTTAGGGTTTGTATTCAAATTCTTCTCCAATTCGAATTGAAGTAAAATTAGGTGGAAATCCGCCCATGTTCCTTATTTGCTATAAGTGAAGCAGCAGTTGTGAAGAAATGTTTTGTGCTTATTTTTTTGAAACCTGATTTTTTTGAATCTGCCTCAGGTTTAGTATTGCTTTGTTGCAGTTATACCTGATAATCTATTACTGTCTGAGAAATGGAGAAAGATGATAGGGGTTGGAGGAAGTGATTGGAACCATTATGTTCGAAGGAAAACCCATGTTGTCAAAAGGAGAATAAGGAAAGGAATTCCTGATTGACTAAGAGGACTTGTCTGGCAACTGATATCTGGAAGTCGTGACCTCTTGCTCATGAATCCAGGTGTTTATGAGGTTAAACTATGTGACCTTTTATGCCAATTATACGTGGAATTTTTAAGAGAATATAAAGTTAAAAACCCTTAAGATGTTATGTGATACCCTTGAATTTGTTGTATGATATCGAATGTAACACAAGTAGGTGTTGTCAGTGATCTGCATCCGAGTTTCCATCATAGGGTGTGACCAAATCAACAGTCGGAATGGCACGGGGTGATTGGAGTGGAGAAGTGGATGTTAGCTGTTTTATTTATATGAGTGCTCCCTTGAACCAGTGCCATTAATTGACGTATGAGAAATAAATTTAGGATTTCACATAATTGCTAATTTGCTAGAAACGTGCAGTTATACCTGATAATCTATTACTGTCTGAGATATTTTTGTCCCGTCTAATAAACTATCCATCCCTCAAATACTTTTAGTTATGAAcaatccatttaattcatggcATGACATACACGTACTCTGTCAACTTGTGTAGAGAAGGATATCTGGTTGTTTATAGTTACATAGTAGCTCCTTTATATAAATGGTGGCTGGATCACCCAATCGATCTGAAGCATTGGGCGACATCTTGTGCTTCTTAATCTTAAATTCTCAATGTTTGTGCATTTTGAACACCTCATTGTAGTTTGATTTACTTCACGTGAAAGTTTTAGAATTGTCATTTTCTTTATGATGCTTGAATGCTGGACAACCTGGAACTATACTATTTTTCCATGtctctttattatttttaatgaacTTGGTTCTGTTGGATTACAATTTTCTTCATGCCTCTTTGTTGTGAACTGATGAATGTTATTTAAGCAAGTCTTTATATTAACTATCCAATCATACTGAATTGTTTATTTTCTCTGCAGCAACTAGTCATATATGAGACGTCTGCTTCTGAACTAGATATTATCCGAGATATTTCTCGTACATTTCCTTCACATGTTTTCTTCCAGAAGAGGCATGGTCCAGGTCAAAGATCTATTTATAATGTTTTAAAAGCTTACTCTGTATATGACAGAGATGTTGGATATGTACAGGTTGGTATTATTTTCAGCTTATCAACATATCTACCAGTTTTTGTTTCTCACCGTATACAAATTGTGTTTAATGCAGGGCATGGGATTTATCGCAGGTCTCTTGCTTCTTTATATGAGTGAAGAAGATGCATTTTGGTTACTGGTAGCACTTCTAAAAGGAGTCGTGCATGCTCCTATGGAAGGAATGTATTTGGTAAAGTTTAATTAAGTACTTTCATCATTTCATTTTCAGCAACCTATTTCATATGTCATAACCTGGGAATGAATGTTGGGTGTGTGTTGGCAAAAGACCTTTTAGAATATCATTAGGCAAAATGAATAAACAATTTCCAATTTTTCACAACTTTTATGTGTTCATGCCATTGGAGATTAAATAATAGTGGTAAGTTCTTGAAGAGAATGTTATTTAGAAGAGAAGGTTTATGTGGTGCCCCACCCCATGTATTATTAAAGACGTAGCCAGTTTTTGTCACTCCTGCTGAACCTATTTGACCCCACCTCAAATATCTCTGTTCATGCTTGCAGTTGTATTGATTGGGGCTTCATTTTCAGTTACATTTGCATTTTCCTGTATTTTAGTTGATAAGTTTCTGAAACTCATGCCATGCATGCCTTTCATGGCAATATCTATTATTATTTCTTGAATTAATGTGTTGTGCAATGTAATGCATAAGTAGTTAACTCAAAAATATCAGGGctaaaaatatattactattatattttgtttgatcGAATTAAAAGTTGTATGGGAAGTCGAAAGATTATGGAAGGAAGGAAATACATATTGCCCTACCTTTTTGGGGGGAATATGAATTCACATTCTTTAAtctgttttttatttgaatGGTCACAATAATTTTGATATATTGATGAAATTCATGCATTTATGCAGGTTGGTTTGCCGCTTGTGCAGCAATATCTTTTCCAGGCTGCAAGGGATGATATAGCTGGAAAAGAGAAGACCGACGAAGGAAACACAATGATTAGGGCATCAtttttagtactagtattgTTTTTACAGAAGTAAAAGATGACCAACACTTGTGTTTAGTTTGTGTGTTTAAACACATTAGATTTGGTGTAATATGATCTGATACTTTGGATATTATTACATTTTGccatattatttgaatgagttagtttattaaattttgttgaataataaaaaataatttgataaattttgtagattgaaagaaaaatgtaaataattagtatTTGAATGATTGaaacataattaataaatatttgaagaataaaatatataataaagttAGGGTGaaattgtaataataaatatttattgggGTATTTTGTAAATTTTCGTTCAGAAGTTAATGTAGTTTAAGAGTATATATTGTGGCATTTTCAAGTGACATTACACACCATGTTTCATGGCACTCTTCAAGTGCAGTAATACACAATCTATTCTTACACCTAACCTCTTACTACAGGTACCCGGTGCTGCACTTGCATCAAGTGCCATTATAGATGAAGTGTCAGCACAGTAATTTTCCAGTGACAATTTTAAGTGCCATTAcaagccaattttctagtagCAACCGTGAACATGCTCACGCAATGGAACTTTGATTTGCTACATATATGGTTGGAGACTCATATTATTGATCAAGTGCGAAATTACATATTGGTGATGACCTCTAACGCTATTTTCACTGTGATATCAGCCTAGCTATGACACGCTTGATCGTGGATAACATGGCCAAAACTATTTGGAAACTTTATGTCTTACCTAAATTTTATGTGGAAACAAACTTGTCAGGCAACTAACTGATGATCAAAGTTGTCAAATGCCAATTGCATGTGTTTCGGGATTGTGAAAGGGCGGCAGCTGCTGTTTGGGAAGCTTGGGTTCCATATGACATGAACAATTTTTTCTTCTCGGCTGAGTTTTAATTTAGTGGAATCACAAGCAAAGCTAGTTCATAACCTAAGGTGGCCTGGCCTTCAATATTTTCATCACTTTGTTGGAAGAGTGGGTGTGGAGGAACGACGAATGTATAGGAAATAAGAAGCGAAACAGAGAGGATAAATTGCACTGCACATTGCCACTACGCTGATAAGGGAATTTAAGTGTGGTTGTCTAACAATATTCCTCAACCCCATAAGATTGAAACATTCTTACAATGAGAGAGGCAAGCAGAAGGGTGGATTGATTAAAATTAATAGTGATAGCAGTTGGAACAAAGATCTGAGGAGGGCAGGTGCTGGCGGTGTCCTGCGAGACAGCCTCGGTAAGTGGATCACATGATTTGAAATAAAGTGTGGACTACGCAGCATTGAAAGGGCGGAGCTCTGGGGAATTCTAACTGGGCTTAGAGTAGCTTGAAGAGAGAATTACCGCCGAGTGGAGCTTGAATCGGACTTCATGCCTTTAGTTGATATGATCATAAAGGGAGTTAATGCGCAACATCCTCTGAGAGACTTAATCCATGCGATAATACATCGGATGATGCAATTAGACTGGGAGTGCAACATCTAATACATATCATAGGGAAAAGAATCAAGTAACTGACTGGTTTGCTAAAGATAGTCTTAGTTTACATGcagattttcttttatttcaattttcaccTAGAGAGGTAGTTAAATTGCTTTTAGCAGATGTTATTGGTGTCTCTTTTTCAAGATTTGTTAGgggtagtgatttagagacataatgtctctatgACATAATGCCCCTATGTCACTTTGCCATAACTATATTTTATATTGTGACTAATCTACCCTAATATCATATTAAATGGATATATATCTAGTTAAGGAAAATTGtatcaaattaaatacattTATCTAAATGCATGCTCATTTATTAGAGATAAACGTGAATCATGCATTAAAGTTATAAATGGATTTCAAAAAaatcatatgtatatatatacttatgtCATGTTAATTTAAtacttatttaaaaaatattaattcagattataaatttatcattatagtagtattaattaacacactatataactaaaatgttatatttaattataaaataatttgataacttaatatagtactactattcttttatatcttgttcttttttttaaaatattctaaatatacaacaatgaaataatttattttaatatatgaaaaaaataaaaattaaaacatttttcttcttcaaatttgaattttataataaaataatatagttattatGATGAAGAATTTTTGCGTTATcttattttttgtgttattttttgtaGCTTTTGTTACAGGGGAGGCTTTCTTAAGTTGCAAACTCTGATAACTTATCAATGCAGtgaattaaaaatgtcaatacagtgacattaaaatgacaataaataattttgttgacatttcaatatactgttttgatattttaatgtcactgtgttgatattttcaagaaaagttattgttttttaataaaatttattattttaaaaggaTCAATAATAGGTTTCTATTTAACATGTGATGACTCAAATCCTTTGGTCTATTGGATAGATAGAGAGCTTGTTATTTACTATACTTCACCATAGAATAAAGAGTATTGTTATTAGGAATAAAATTTACATTTACTATGAAAAATTAGTGtttaatactatataaatttactaatttaGTTTGTTGCAAATAAAAGTTATTTATTGCAGAAAAGGTTATTTATTTTTGCTATTTGACAAGAGATTGTAATTGttaaaaatataatcattttaattaataaaatattattaatataatcaaTAAAAGCATTATTGTAacaaatactacctccgtcccacaagaatatacactatttcctttttagtccttCCCACAacaatatgcactttctaattttggaaagtcatttctctctaatgaggtggaactcattctccactaataatactttaattactttttctctatacatcgctcttactttatcaattttacattaaaactcgtgtcgaccccaaagtgcatattctttggggacggatggagtaatagttATAGTTCtagttaaatgaaattattgttccaataaataaaatttattattcttaTGAATAACATTTATTATCCTTGTAAATAAAAGTTAATGTTTTGGGAATAAAAGTTACTGTTATTGCAAATAAAAGTTactattttgaaaataaagttactattctcataaataaataattttgttctaatgaataaaaaattagtagtattaattttgtgaAGAGACAAAGCAAAGGGAATTAATCAAatgcatattttaatttgtatgtgataaaatgatataaataaattttttattgttatagaAAATTAGAAATGAGCAAATTGGAAAAGAGATAAGTTGTTGATGTAAAACTATACttggagaaaaagaaaatgagaattcATTGATGGAGAATTATAATGtgagaaaaaagagagaatttaTTGATAGACTTATAATTAGAGAAGAGGAGAgaaaacttaataaaaaaatgaattaaaaatctttgaaatttaattaattgctaggCACAAATCTCATTAAGACACACACCTTCCTTAATTGAAGTCATACATACCTTTTATACCATTAAGAGTAAAATAGTATACATGTAAagcattaatttaataataaacacaatataatacaaaattactactttaacctcattatgtcttagacattatgtctccaaaacattTTTCATAAAGAATTGTACATATTCGGTCTACTATGTAAATTCTTAGTTTAAGGAAGAAATTATCTGTCTAGATAGGTGAACCTCTCAGATGAATTCCTATATAAAGATATGCCActattaataaacaaaatgtgGAAATAAATGCACCTCATCACCTACGTTTCGGACTTATATCATAAGTATTCCATATGAAATAGTAGTTaaacattagtatgatattcctgttgttattaaatttatttgttaagTTGTGTAATGGTGCATAATTGACTTTAACAACCTCTTGAATCTTtgatagatatttatcaaataatTCTTGCTGATAGTTACTCAAACACATGAATTTCAACCAATGATTATCAAACACTATCAATCaacataaattattaaattaacaaATATTGTGTCTAATACTATTCTCAGTCTACACAAGAAAGAACTAAGAAACTCACCTAGTCTCAAATAATTCAACTGCTGATCCcaactttctactttattttaaacGTGCTCGCTTAATTAAAATTACTATGATAAGacataaaaaattagaatatgTTAATTTCATATTACAATCAAGCCGACACTCTTAATCAAgttaaatttaattcaatttaaaaaaatagatgaaAATCAGAGTGGTAAAATTGCCTCCTTCTCCGAGCCTTCTCTCTCTGCAACTAGTCATCGTTGCTAGCCGCCACCTGCAAATGAAACTCACCTCACCTCCATTTTCTCACACACTCACAATTGCAAACCTCAGTGATCCCTTCATCTCCTCAATTTTAGATGCTTCGCTTCATTTATTTGTTGCTATTTTTACTCTCAATTTCCCAATTACTAATAATCCCTTCGGCGTCCTTCTCGGGACACCGCCGCAGCCTCCTCCAAAACGACACCGTTTCCTCCGAATGTCCTCTCACCTTCGGATTCCTGCGGCGGCTGGCGCCGGACTCCAAACGCCCTAATCTCGACACGCACTCCGAGTGCCAGTACATCCTGCAAGGACTCCGCCTCGTCCTCGCCGACCACCTCCACCGCACCGACTCCTTCCTCTCCCCGCTCGACTCCGCCGAGTCGTGCTGGGGCGTCTACCAGTCGCTCGTCGGGGAGTACGTCCCCGGCTTCgacatccgccgccgctgcggcTTCGAGACGCCGTGGATCGCCCGCGGCTGCATGAACATCACCACGCGCCAGGAGTTCGAGAAAGCCGTGCCGCGAGCCGCCCTCGACGACGTCGAAGCCGCCTGCAATCAGTCGCTCCTCAACAATTCCCCCTGCGCCTCCTGCACCGTCAAGCTCGCCGGAATTAGGGCGTCGTATCTGCAAGGAGCGTCGATCGGAAACGTCTCCGATTGCACGGCGTACCCCTTCATCTACGCTGCGGCGTTCTCCAATCAATTCGGCCCCACCGATGTAGGTACGGCTAAGTGTTTGTTCAATCTCGATTTCACATCGCCCAAATCGAATAGCAAGAGGAAGAAGATTGTCATTTCTGTTGTAGTGGTTGCGTGCGTTGTGATTTTGGTCCTAGGGTTTGCTGTGTTCTGGTTCGTACGGCGTAGGAAGGAACGATTATTGAAGCAGAAATTGAAAAGTATGCGAACCGATACTAATATGAGCTCTGGATTAGATTCAATTAGTGCTAGCACAACATTGATCAGGTTCACATTCGATGAAATTAAGGCGGCGACAAGAAATTTCGCCAGGGATCATATAATTGGGAGAGGAGGGTATGGAAATGTGTATAAGGGCGTTTTGCCTGATGGCTCTGAAGTTGCATTGAAGAGGTTCAAGAACTGCTCTGCAGCAGGGGATGCTAGTTTCACCCATGAAGTCGAGGTAATCGCGAGTGTCAGACATGTAAATTTGGTTGCACTTAGAGGATATTGCACGGCCACTACGCATCTGGAGGGTCATCAGAGGATTATTGTGTGTGATCTGATGAAGAATGGGAGTGTTCATGATCATTTGTTTGGGTTGATGGAGAACAAGTTGAGTTGGCCTATACGCCAGAGGATTGCCCTTGGGACGGCTAGGGGGCTCGCTTATCTGCATTCTGGTGCACAGCCCTCGATTATTCATAGAGATATTAAGGCGAGTAACATTCTGTTGGACGACAAGTTTGAGCCTAAGGTGGCAGATTTTGGATTGGCGAAGTTCACACCAGAGGGGATGACACACTTGAGCACTAGAGTTGCAGGGACAATGGGATACGTGGCGCCTGAGTATGCGTTGTATGGACAGTTGACTGAGAGGAGTGATGTTTATAGCTTTGGGGTGGTGCTGCTTGAGCTTTTGAGTGGGAAGAAAGCACTCATTGCGATGAATGATGGACAGCCGACTCTAGTGACTGACTGGGCCTGGTCCTTGGTTCGGAAAGGGAGAGCTTTGGATGTAGTGGAAGAGGATATGCCGGAATTGGGCCCTCCGGAGCTTGTGGAGAAGTATGTGTTGGTGGCTGTTCTGTGTTCGCACCCTCAACTATATGCTAGGCCGACAATGGATCAGGTCGTGAAGATGTTGGATACAGACGTGGCCATCCCTTCAATACCTGAAAGGCCGATTTCTCTGATTGCGAATCTTGATGACATAGAGAGGTCTGTGAGTAGTAGTGGTTCTGGTACTCTGTCGACGCCTGCTGGGTATCAAACTTACACTTATGAGcacgaggaggagaaggaagatGAGAACCAAAGTGGTAGGTAGCTTCCTTCAAGTTGAGAGAGCAGGCCCATTTTTTGGTTGATTTATATTGATGGTAGTGATTCTTTAAAAGTTGAACAATTGTTGTTCAAAGCATTGGGGTGAAATGTTTTACCACACGCTGTATAgttattttccatttttgtacaaagatgtatttttatgtttttcctGTGGGTAAATGAAGCCAGATTATCTCTCACTCGACTCACAACTCAAACATGATCCGGCCCGATTTTTACTAGCTTGAAGAGGCTCAGGCTCAGCCTAATCGACTTTTTGACCGGTTTGGTTTCTCAATTTAGCTGGGAATTGGTTTATATGTTTAGCCAAACAAATTAAATAGATCTCCAGATCCACTATCTTCGAATCTACTGATATTATACCTCACTtgcaacttaaaatttacaaaatattcataaaaattTTGGTACTATTCTGGAGTTGAGACTAAATAATCAGATTCAGAATACTCTCCAATTCTGCCTGCTACCGTGGCCAGGAGCAGGTATGCATTCTAAATATTCAATGGCATTTGGATCACTTAAATCGTTATCATACTGCCTTCGAAATCCAGTTTATAGCATTGCATATTTGTTGAAGATGTGCGCATTTCCAATTTATATCTGCCCAATCATTCTTAATAATACGATTTTATCTGCTAATCACAGTTActgattattaaaaaatttacaatGCTGTTGTTTCTTTCCTCTTACACCTTAGGaaattttgatttcatttttcattccTTTGTCCAATGCTGTGAAATTCTTTTCTATGCATCTCCATCATAGTAAAACTAGAACACACACATATTTTCCTCATTAATGCATGTTTCAAAGATGAATTGAATGTACAACCATAGTAAAGAatgtaaataatttattttcttagaGACTAATATTTGCGTGATACGTAGTGTATATATAGTACCTCAGATTCTCATTGCTTACAATAAACCCTTTTCTGGGTTCAAAGTTGGACAGAATCAACATACGAATATCTTcgaaacctgaattgtatccgatcaaatattggtagaaccgccaaattgatttgatctgaaagtgtttcacGCCTTTCAGGACATTCGATTTGTTCACGTTTTTGTTTAAACTCCCTAACATTTTTGTCACTGTTTCTCAATGGAATCATctcaatgaagtaaaaacaagaCACAAACTCTGGTCTGCATCACATCTCCGGCTAGGCTAGTGATCAGTGATAGTTGAAAAAAGCCATGGCTGGTAAGCAAGACGTTGAGAGAGGCGGAGAAGAGAGCAGAGCTCCACTTCTCGCAGCAGCAAATGAGGATAGATTCATGGTCTATCTCAGCACATTTGTTGCAGTTTCTGGCTCTTACGCCTTTGGATCTTGTGTACGTTCTTGTCACATTCATGAACTGTATTTTATTGTAAGTGCTTTGTTTTGATCACTGGTGTTTTTTTGCAGATAGGGTATTCGTCACCCACACAGTTTGCTATCAGAAGAGATATCAACTTGTCCTTAGCTGAGGTTACTTCATTTTAGCTTTCTTTTTTCGTGCATATGCTTCAAAAAGGAGATGTCTGAATTTGATATTTCAACTTGATACATTCGAgattctatttttatcattgCAGTACGCATTGTTTGGCTCCATCTTGAATTTTGGAGCAATTATTGGTGCAATCACATGCGGCCAAATGGCAGATAAAGTAGGCCGTAAAGGGGTGAGTTTTTTTTTCGGGATCTAACTAACTGCATCCATCATCATGAATCTTTGCTTTACAAACTGTTGTGGGGTCAAACTTGAGAGTCTTTTGCATTTGAAATGCAAGCAGGCAATGATAGTATCAAGTGGATTCTGTACGATGGGGTGGCTATCGATTTACATTGCTGAGGTATCAGTATCACCCAATACTACTTTTACCCCACAACTAGAATCCTGTAATAGATTCCAAGATACCAGTTTCTTGATTCAGAAACTGTAATAATTTCACAGGATGCCCTGCTTCTAGACATTGGAAGATTGGCAACTGGATATGGGATGGGAGTCTTTTCTTATGTGGTAAAATCCATCACATAATTTAAgatatatactatgttgacaccAGAGGCGTAGGCTCATTTGTCGTCGTGTTTGGTTATTAGGTTCCAGTCTTCATATCCGAGATCGCCCCCAAGGATTTGAGAGGAACTTTGACAACACTACACCAGGTAAAAAACCAAGATTTGTCCCAATAATTCATGGCTGTTTCTCATATTTCCTAACCTTGCAGCTTATGATTGTTACTGGGGTGTCTGTATCCTTCGTCGTAGGCACTCTTGTAACATGGAGGGATTTAGCATTAGTAGGTAATACATACTACACATTCTAgtgatatatatgtatgtatatgaaACTGAGACTCACTTGTAAAACTGGTGCAGGCATAGTTCCTTGTGCTGCTCTTCTTGTAGGTCTCAGCGTCATCCCCGAGTCCCCAAGATGGCTGGTAAGAATCTGAATGCACTGTTTGCATGTCTTAGATTACTATGATTGGGAAGACCATAACATGATGGAATATGTCAAGGCAAGACAAGGAAAACAAAGGGAGTTTGAGGCGTCTTTACGTAGACTTAGGGGAAAGAATGCTGATGTATCAGAAGAAGCAGCCGAAATTCAGGTATGCGAAA
This region includes:
- the LOC121744814 gene encoding probable LRR receptor-like serine/threonine-protein kinase RKF3, which produces MLRFIYLLLFLLSISQLLIIPSASFSGHRRSLLQNDTVSSECPLTFGFLRRLAPDSKRPNLDTHSECQYILQGLRLVLADHLHRTDSFLSPLDSAESCWGVYQSLVGEYVPGFDIRRRCGFETPWIARGCMNITTRQEFEKAVPRAALDDVEAACNQSLLNNSPCASCTVKLAGIRASYLQGASIGNVSDCTAYPFIYAAAFSNQFGPTDVGTAKCLFNLDFTSPKSNSKRKKIVISVVVVACVVILVLGFAVFWFVRRRKERLLKQKLKSMRTDTNMSSGLDSISASTTLIRFTFDEIKAATRNFARDHIIGRGGYGNVYKGVLPDGSEVALKRFKNCSAAGDASFTHEVEVIASVRHVNLVALRGYCTATTHLEGHQRIIVCDLMKNGSVHDHLFGLMENKLSWPIRQRIALGTARGLAYLHSGAQPSIIHRDIKASNILLDDKFEPKVADFGLAKFTPEGMTHLSTRVAGTMGYVAPEYALYGQLTERSDVYSFGVVLLELLSGKKALIAMNDGQPTLVTDWAWSLVRKGRALDVVEEDMPELGPPELVEKYVLVAVLCSHPQLYARPTMDQVVKMLDTDVAIPSIPERPISLIANLDDIERSVSSSGSGTLSTPAGYQTYTYEHEEEKEDENQSGR
- the LOC121745052 gene encoding sugar transporter ERD6-like 7, which codes for MAGKQDVERGGEESRAPLLAAANEDRFMVYLSTFVAVSGSYAFGSCIGYSSPTQFAIRRDINLSLAEYALFGSILNFGAIIGAITCGQMADKVGRKGAMIVSSGFCTMGWLSIYIAEDALLLDIGRLATGYGMGVFSYVVPVFISEIAPKDLRGTLTTLHQLMIVTGVSVSFVVGTLVTWRDLALVGIVPCAALLVGLSVIPESPRWLARQGKQREFEASLRRLRGKNADVSEEAAEIQDNIETLEMLPKARLLDLFQRRYQSSLMIAVGLMVFQQLGGINGVSFYTSSIFEAAGFPSDVGTVIYAVLQVIITAVAATFMDKAGRKPLLVISGSGLILGSLLIGSSFYVKEHGLASDAAPALALSGVMVYIGSFSVGMGAIPWVVMSEIFPLNIKGTAGSFATLVNWSGSWACSYTFNFLMSWSTYGSFMLYAAVNALAVLFVIKVVPETKGRTLEQIQEEISSS